From Salmo salar chromosome ssa04, Ssal_v3.1, whole genome shotgun sequence, one genomic window encodes:
- the LOC106603267 gene encoding ubiquitin carboxyl-terminal hydrolase 32 — MGAKESRIGFLSYDEAINRVTDVELQRLKDAFRRTSGLSCYMSQQCFLREVLGDVVPPRVAEVIYSSFGGTPKGLHFNNLIVGLVLLTRGRDEEKAKYIFSLFASDSGNHATREDMEGMLQTMDGEIPLSLRKCFSEGEKVNYEKFKSWLLQNKDAFTFSRWLLSSGVCVTLTDDSDTPTFYQTLAGVTHLEESDIIDLEKRYWLLKAQSRTGRFDLETFVPLVSPPIHASLSEGLFHAFDENRDNHIDFKEISCGLSACCRGPLAERQKFCFKVFDVDHDGLLSREEITEMVGALLEVWKDNRTDPLPETHSNVHAIVEDILKEHDTTKKGHLTLEDYQIWSVMSALANEFLNLLFQVCHIVLGLRPASCEEEGKIIRGWLERESRHGLQPGDYWFLIAVPWWQQWRDYVKYDNTHIVVEQPSVFGTGRSGVGAQTQARAEQGPEGESMASSHSSPEEKFSDNISSASEASETTSGSLLPLGSTPTDICFARQHETPDADNQCFLGADVNMAVLRPGAIDNQPLVMSEPLKAPTLTMEGGLLRRSPSLILSRDFEVVPEPVWRALYHWYGANLSLPRPVIRNTKTDCAELELFPRHLLFLRQQQPPARTPQNNVWVNMGNVPSPSAPLKRVLVYTGCFSRVGTIKDIHEYLAQRLRIKEEDMRLWLFNNENYLTLLDDEDHSLEGLKIPDEQYMVIEVRSKDMSWPEEMSFIANNNRMNRHNVPTEKGATGLSNLGNTCFMNSSIQCVSNTKPLTDYFTSGNHLYELNRTNPIGMRGHMAKCYGDLVQELWSGTQKNLAPLKLRWTIAKYAPRFNGFQQQDSQELLAFLLDGLHEDLNRVHEKPYVELKDSDGRPDWEVASEAWENHLRRNRSIVVDLFHGQLRSQVKCKTCGHVSARFDPFNFLSLPLPMDNSMHLEIIVIKLDGSCPVRYGLRLNADEKYTGLKRLLSELCCLNPEQILLAEVHASNIKNFPLDNQKVRRAVSGFLCAFEIPVSGVSTSVVSSPTQTDGDEAPALANGNAAKVTESNSLKLGMIPKGMPSTVVPCVTEGSLANGLPNGHVMPPLDSPFAGYIIAIHRKMMRAELYFLSSQKNRPSLFGMPLIVPCTVHTRTRDLYDAVWTQVSRLASPLPPQEASNHAQDCDDSMGYQYPFTLRVVQRDGNSCAWCPWYRFCRGCTVECNDDRAAVGNAFMAVDWDPTALHLRYQTSQERIVEEHPSVEQSRRAQAEPISLDSCLQAFTSEEELGEDELYYCSKCKTHRLATKKLDLWRLPPILIIHLKRFQFMNGRWIKSQKIVRFPRETFDPSAFLTPRDADQSQQSWRDGLGEELHDTEGGVPKSGGGDTVCNPTLTLNNGKESLCSGRMASTPLSRDVSPNCSPQSEGRRQGRGRVLPLESRYQLSLSKESLDSGRESPMELEASGVGMGSRGEGLSDSTSGEDTARDCDNTTSVSELESNGYTEDSIDLEASQDQRDKICLDPMYNLYAISCHSGILGGGHYVTYAKNPNEKWYCYNDSSCKELRSEEIDADSAYILFYEQQGVDYSLFMPKTDGKKMADTTSMDEDFESDYKKYCVLQ; from the exons ATGGGAGCCAAAGAGTCAAGGATAGGTTTCCTTTCGTATGATGAGGCTATCAACAGAG TCACTGATGTGGAGCTCCAGCGTCTGAAGGATGCCTTCCGCAGGACCAGTGGCCTGTCCTGTTATATGAGCCAGCAGTGCTTCCTCAGGGAGGTGCTGGGAGACGTCGTACCACCCAGGGTTGCTGAG GTGATATACAGCTCATTCGGCGGGACCCCTAAAGGCCTGCACTTCAACAACCTCATTGTTGGGCTGGTTCTCTTGACTAGAGGACGTGATGAGGAAAAAGCTAAAT ACATTTTCAGTCTGTTTGCCAGCGATTCGGGCAATCATGCAACGCGAGAGGACATGGAAGGCATGCTGCAGACCATGGATGGAGAGATCCCACTTTCTCTCAGGAAGTGTTTCTCAGAG GGTGAGAAGGTAAATTATGAGAAATTTAAGAGCTGGCTCCTGCAGAACAAGGATGCTTTCACCTTCTCCCGCTGGCTCCTGTCCAGTGGAGTGTGTGTCACACTGACAGACGATAGTGACACACCCACCTTCTACCAGACCTTGGCTGGAGTAACACACT TAGAGGAATCGGATATCATTGACCTGGAGAAGAGATACTGGCTGCTGAAAGCTCAGTCTCGGACCGGCCGATTTGACCTGGAAACCTTTGTCCCGTTAGTTTCTCCCCCTATTCATGCATCCCTAAGTGAAG GTTTGTTTCATGCCTTTGATGAAAACAGGGACAATCACATAGATTTCAAGGAAATCTCGTGTGGCCTATCTGCTTGCTGCAGAGGGCCTTTGGCAGAGAGACAGAAGT TCTGTTTCAAAGTGTTTGATGTTGACCACGATGGGCTTCTGTCTCGGGAGGAAATCACAGAAATGGTTGGGGCATTACTGGAGGTGTGGAAAGACAATCGCACAGACCCTCTACCT GAAACGCACAGTAATGTCCATGCCATTGTGGAAGACATCCTGAAGGAGCATGACACCACTAAG aAAGGGCATTTGACCCTGGAGGATTACCAAATATGGAGTGTGATGAGTGCACTTGCCAATGAGTTCCTCAACCTGTTGTTTCAG GTGTGCCATATTGTCCTGGGGCTGCGGCCTGCCTCGTGTGAAGAGGAGGGAAAGAtaatcag GGgctggttggagagagagagcagacacggCCTCCAGCCAGGAGACTACTGGTTCCTCATAGCAGTGCCGTGGTGGCAGCAGTGGAGGGACTATGTCAAATAT GACAACACGCATATCGTGGTGGAACAGCCGTCAGTGTTTGGCACTGGGAGGAGTGGTGTAGGGGCCCAGACGCAGGCCAGGGCAGAGCAGGGCCCAGAGGGGGAGAGCATGGCCAGCTCCCACAGCTCCCCAGAGGAGAAGTTCTCAGACAACATCTCCAGTGCATCAGAGGCCTCTGAGACAACCAGTGGCA GTCTTCTACCCCTGGGCTCGACTCCTACGGATATTTGCTTTGCCCGGCAGCATGAGACCCCAGATGCAGACAACCAGTGCTTCCTGGGAGCTGATGTGAACATGGCGGTTCTAAGACCTGGGGCCATCGACAACCAGCCCCTGGTCATGTCGGAGCCCTTAAAG GCTCCCACATTGACCATGGAGGGGGGCCTACTGAGGCGCTCCCCATCCCTGATTCTAAGCAGGGACTTTGAGGTTGTGCCAGAGCCGGTGTGGAGGGCACTCTACCATTGGTACGGAGCCAACCTGAGTCTCCCCAGGCCG GTGATCAGAAACACCAAGACAGACTGTGCTGAGTTAGAGCTGTTCCCCCGACACCTGCTCTTCCTGAGGCAGCAGCAGCCCCCCGCCCGCACCCCCCAGAACAACGTCTGGGTCAATATGG GTAATGTCCCCTCTCCTAGTGCCCCCTTAAAACGTGTGCTGGTCTACACGGGCTGTTTTAGTAGGGTGGGCACCATCAAAGACATCCATGAGTACCTGGCCCAGAGACTCCGCATCAAGGAGGAAGACATGCGCCTGTGGCTCTTTAACAATGAG AATTATCTGACCCTTCTTGATGATGAAGACCATTCCCTGGAGGGGTTGAAGATCCCAGATGAGCAGTACATGGTTATAGAAG TAAGGAGCAAGGACATGAGCTGGCCTGAGGAGATGTCCTTCATCGCTAACAACAACAGGATGAACAGACACAATG TCCCTACTGAGAAAGGTGCGACTGGACTGAGCAACCTTGGCAACACGTGCTTCATGAACTCCAGTATCCAGTGTGTGAGCAACACTAAGCCTCTCACAGACTACTTCACCTCAGGAAACCACCTCTATGAGCTCAACAG GACCAATCCCATTGGGATGCGCGGTCACATGGCCAAATGCTATGGCGATCTGGTACAGGAGTTGTGGAGCGGAACACAAAAGAACTTGGCCCCTCTGAAACTCAGA TGGACGATAGCGAAGTACGCCCCGCGCTTCAATGGCTTCCAGCAGCAGGACTCCCAGGAGCTGCTGGCATTCCTGCTGGACGGCCTTCACGAGGACCTGAACCGCGTTCACGAGAAACCCTATGTAGAGCTGAAGGACAGCGACGGGCGGCCAGACTGGGAGGTGGCTTCTGAG GCGTGGGAGAATCACTTGAGGAGGAACCGCTCCATCGTGGTGGATCTGTTCCATGGCCAGCTCAGGTCACAGGTCAAGTGCAAGACCTGTGGCCATGTCAGTGCACGCTTCGACCCCTtcaacttcctctctctccccctacccatGGATAACTCCATGCACTTAGAGATCATAG TCATTAAGCTGGATGGGTCATGCCCAGTGCGGTATGGGCTCCGGCTCAATGCGGATGAGAAGTACACAGGCCTGAAGAGACTCCTGAGTGAACTCTGCTGCCTTAACCCTGAGCAGATCCTCCTGGCTGAAGTCCATGCCTCTAACATCAAG AATTTTCCACTGGACAACCAGAAAGTGCGTCGGGCGGTGAGCGGCTTTCTATGTGCGTTTGAGATCCCGGTGTCAGGCGTATCCACGTCTGTGGTGTCCTCCCCCACGCAAACAGATGGTGATG AAGCTCCAGCGCTAGCGAATGGGAATGCTGCCAAGGTAACTGAGAGTAACTCTCTGAAACTAGGAATGATCCCCAAGGGCATGCCCAGCACTGTAGTGCCCTGTGTCACAGAGGGCAGCCTTGCCAATGGTCTCCCCAACGGCCATGTGATGCCCCCTCTGGACAGCCCCTTCGCTGGGTACATCATCGCCATCCATAGGAAGATG aTGCGGGCAGAGTTATACTTCCTGTCCAGTCAGAAAAACCGACCCAGTCTGTTTGGGATGCCGTTGATCGTGCCGTGTACAGTCCACACCAGGACCAGGGACCTGTATGACGCTGTTTGGACCCAGGTGTCCCGCTTGGCCAGTCCCTTACCCCCTCAGGAGGCCAGCAACCACGCCCAGGACTG TGATGACAGCATGGGCTACCAGTATCCCTTCACCCTACGCGTGGTGCAGAGAGATGGCAACTCCTGCGCCTGGTGTCCGTGGTACAG GTTCTGCAGAGGCTGCACAGTGGAGTGTAACGATGACAGGGCTGCTGTGGGGAATGCCTTCATGGCTGTGGACTGGGACCCCACTGCTCTACACCTCCGTTACCAGACCTCTCAGGAGAGG ATCGTGGAGGAGCACCCCAGTGTGGAACAGAGTCGCAGGGCCCAGGCAGAGCCCATCAGTCTGGACAGCTGTCTGCAGGCCTTTACCAGTGAGGAAGAGCTGGGAGAGGATGAGCTCTACTACTGCTCCAAGTGCAAGACCCACCGCCTGGCCACCAAGAAACTTGACCTGTGGAGGCTGCCGCCCATCCTG ATTATTCATTTAAAACGTTTCCAGTTTATGAATGGGCGGTGGATCAAATCACAGAAGATTGTAAGGTTTCCCAGGGAGACATTTGATCCCAGTGCTTTCCTGACCCCGAGAGATGCAGACCAAAGCCAACAGAGCTGGAGGGACGGGCTAGGGGAGGAGCTACACGACACAGAGGGAGGAGTACCAAAATCTGGGGGTGGAGACACTGTCTGTAACCCCACCCTGACTCTCAACAATGGGAAAG AGTCTCTGTGCTCAGGGAGGATGGCCAGCACTCCCCTCAGCAGAGATGTCAGCCCCAACTGCAGCCCACAGAGTGAGGGCAGGAGGCAGGGCCGTGGACGGGTGTTGCCCCTGGAAAGCAGGTACCAGCTATCCCTCAGTAAAGAGAGTCTGGACAGTGGCAGGGAGAGCCCCATGGAGCTCGAGGCCAGCGGGGTGGGGATGGGGAGCAGGGGAGAGGGCCTCAGCGACTCTACCTCTGGAGAGGACACGGCCAGGGACTGTGACAACACAACGTCTGTGTCTGAGCTGGAGAGCAATGGCTACACCGAGGACAGCATAGATCTGGAGGCCTCCCAGGACCAAAGAGACAAAATCTGCTTGGACCCAATGTACAACTTGTATGCAATTTCA TGCCATTCAGGGATCCTCGGAGGAGGCCACTATGTGACATATGCCAAAAACCCAAATGAAAAGTGGTACTGTTACAACGACAGTAGCTGTAAA GAGTTGCGGTCAGAGGAGATTGATGCAGACTCTGCCTATATCCTGTTCTACGAGCAGCAGGGAGTGGATTATTCTCTGTTCATGCCCAAAACTGACGGCAAAAAGATGGCAGACACAACTAGCATGGACGAGGACTTTGAGTCTGATTATAAGAAGTACTGTGTTCTTCAGTAA